The Polaribacter tangerinus genome has a segment encoding these proteins:
- a CDS encoding TonB-dependent receptor gives MREIFTILLIFIIGCFHTIAQKKITGSVTDTYGNPLFGVNIVIREVNTGVASDISGKYEIKGDFKGKYTIEFSYLGYKKEIKKIDFSSVNQILLNTTLLELASDLNNIKIVTKGALRKAREQAYAVTVIKAEDLYNTGSNLNEVLNSTAGVRVRQDGGLGSSFSFSLNGFSGKQVKFFLDGIPMDNFGSSLTLNNFPINLAENIEIYKGVIPITLGSDALGGAVNIITRKDANYLDASYGYGSFNTHKTNINYAFTSPKTGFTTRAKVFYNYSDNNFKVKVAPIDLQTNQRLPIQYVERFHDKYQSTTANLEMGVVNKPYADKLIVGLIASKNDKEIQTGVIMDQVFGARTTNSTSLIPTIKYYKKDIFTDGLDIKLNVAYNTSKNKFIDTTKVKYNWLKDKINTTSAEAYRTQLENKESETIVTSNIAYELTKQHQISLNYQFSNFNRESKDIENPNNISLKFPQGLQKQTYGLAYQAKLKQFNGTLFSKYYHLKANTFKQVLGSTNVESLEIALNNFGHGVAMSYFLGSKIQIKTSLERTFRLPEVTDLLGDGLFIRRNIDLKPENSLNFNLGLSYEKNLNDLNKLKVDVNYLLRKSENFIRLDQSQSQPVDRQFVNIGKVNTTGYEINLEYDWKKRLHISSNITYQNIIDKQQLLSSTNLSGTSTSPNFNYNFRVPNIPYLYGNLNLNYNISNINLKNKFQIGYSLNYVKEYFFTPNQLGANNQDNIPTQLSHNALISYAIDNGKFNISFEVDNITNENLFDNYLLQKPGRSLFINLRYFISKTTQ, from the coding sequence TTGAGAGAGATATTTACCATTTTATTAATTTTTATTATTGGGTGTTTTCATACAATAGCACAAAAAAAAATAACTGGATCTGTAACTGATACTTATGGGAACCCTCTTTTTGGAGTAAATATTGTTATAAGAGAAGTAAATACTGGTGTTGCCTCAGATATTTCTGGTAAATATGAAATTAAAGGCGATTTTAAGGGAAAATATACTATCGAATTTTCTTACCTAGGCTATAAAAAAGAGATAAAAAAAATAGATTTCTCATCAGTAAACCAGATATTGTTAAACACTACTCTATTAGAATTAGCCTCTGATTTAAATAACATAAAAATTGTTACAAAAGGTGCTCTTAGAAAAGCAAGAGAACAGGCATATGCTGTAACTGTTATTAAAGCAGAAGACTTATACAATACGGGATCAAACTTAAATGAAGTATTAAACAGCACTGCCGGGGTTAGAGTTAGGCAAGACGGTGGTTTGGGTTCTAGTTTTTCATTTTCTTTAAATGGTTTTTCTGGAAAACAAGTAAAATTTTTTCTAGATGGTATTCCTATGGATAATTTTGGTTCTTCTTTAACTCTTAATAATTTTCCAATAAATTTAGCAGAAAACATAGAAATATATAAAGGTGTAATACCGATAACTCTTGGTTCTGATGCTTTAGGTGGCGCAGTTAATATTATTACTCGAAAAGATGCTAATTATTTAGATGCCTCATACGGGTATGGATCTTTTAATACTCACAAAACAAACATAAATTATGCATTCACTTCACCAAAAACTGGATTTACCACTAGAGCTAAAGTTTTTTATAATTATTCAGATAACAACTTTAAAGTTAAAGTGGCTCCGATAGATTTACAAACTAATCAAAGATTACCGATTCAATATGTAGAACGTTTTCATGACAAATATCAATCTACTACTGCAAACCTAGAAATGGGTGTGGTAAACAAACCTTATGCAGATAAATTAATTGTGGGTTTAATAGCTTCTAAAAATGATAAAGAAATTCAAACTGGAGTTATTATGGATCAGGTTTTTGGAGCACGTACCACCAACTCAACTTCTCTAATTCCTACTATAAAATATTATAAAAAAGATATTTTTACAGACGGATTAGATATTAAATTAAATGTAGCTTATAATACCTCAAAAAATAAGTTTATAGACACCACAAAAGTTAAGTATAATTGGCTAAAAGATAAAATTAACACCACAAGCGCGGAAGCATATAGAACTCAATTGGAAAATAAGGAAAGTGAAACTATTGTAACTTCAAATATAGCCTACGAACTTACTAAACAACATCAAATATCACTAAACTATCAATTCTCTAATTTTAACAGAGAATCAAAAGACATAGAAAACCCGAATAATATTTCTCTAAAGTTTCCACAAGGTTTACAAAAACAAACTTATGGATTGGCATATCAAGCAAAATTAAAACAATTTAACGGAACTCTTTTTAGTAAATACTATCATCTAAAAGCAAACACATTCAAGCAAGTTTTAGGTTCAACAAATGTAGAGAGCTTAGAAATTGCTCTTAATAATTTTGGTCATGGAGTTGCTATGTCTTACTTTTTGGGTTCTAAAATTCAAATAAAAACTTCTTTAGAGAGAACTTTTAGGCTTCCAGAGGTTACAGACTTGTTAGGAGACGGTCTCTTTATTAGGAGAAATATAGACCTAAAACCAGAAAACAGCTTAAATTTTAATCTCGGTTTGTCTTATGAAAAGAATTTGAATGACCTAAACAAATTAAAAGTAGATGTAAATTATCTACTTCGAAAGTCAGAAAATTTTATTCGATTGGATCAATCTCAATCACAACCAGTAGACCGACAATTTGTAAATATTGGAAAAGTTAATACAACAGGTTATGAAATAAATTTAGAGTATGACTGGAAAAAAAGATTACATATTTCTTCAAACATAACATATCAAAATATCATAGACAAACAGCAGCTCTTATCGAGCACAAACTTATCGGGAACTTCTACTTCACCTAACTTTAACTATAACTTTCGGGTTCCAAATATTCCTTATTTATACGGAAACCTAAATTTGAATTATAATATTTCGAATATAAATTTAAAAAACAAGTTTCAAATAGGATATTCTTTAAATTATGTAAAAGAATATTTTTTTACACCCAATCAATTAGGTGCAAATAACCAAGATAATATACCAACTCAATTGTCTCATAATGCACTTATTTCGTATGCAATAGATAATGGAAAATTTAATATTTCATTTGAAGTCGACAACATAACAAATGAAAATTTGTTTGACAACTATTTATTACAAAAACCAGGTCGTTCCCTTTTTATCAATTTAAGATATTTTATAAGTAAAACAACACAATAA
- a CDS encoding FAD-dependent oxidoreductase produces the protein MKKSDYKIHIIGAGISGLIAAKVLEDNGYKPTVIEASYSVGGRVKSDLVKGYFLDHGFQVLLSEYPAAKKYLNFNSLNLQHLLPGAIIYKNGHKTIIGDPLRNLSLLMPTLKSSIGTFSDKLKILKLNNTLKKKEISAIFSTPEKTTLQYLKDFGFSESIIQSFFKPFFTGIFLESDLDTSSRMFEFVYKMFGKGYAMIPKEGIQEIPNQLKKNLKNTSFKFNTLAKEIKDNEIVLSDNTSLKTHITIIATEATQLVSNLKNQDIVWKSCDTLYFETSVNAIGKPLIGLIADKSALINNIFFPTSVSKNKDAKKELLSVTIVKEHHLTEEELVLKVSDELKKHCAINDVAFLKRYQIKKALPKLTNLQYEIASTETKLKSTIFLAGDQLLNGSLNAAMISGERAAMGVIGTLEDNLIVDELTSEYK, from the coding sequence ATGAAGAAATCGGACTATAAAATACATATTATTGGTGCAGGTATTAGTGGTTTAATAGCTGCAAAAGTTTTAGAAGATAATGGCTACAAGCCAACAGTTATCGAAGCTTCTTACTCTGTTGGAGGTCGTGTAAAATCCGACTTAGTTAAAGGATATTTTCTAGATCATGGTTTTCAAGTATTATTAAGTGAATATCCAGCAGCAAAAAAATACCTAAACTTCAATTCGTTAAATTTACAACACCTTTTGCCAGGTGCAATCATTTATAAAAATGGTCATAAAACAATTATTGGAGATCCACTAAGAAATTTATCTTTATTGATGCCTACTTTAAAATCATCAATTGGAACTTTTTCAGACAAATTAAAAATTCTTAAGCTCAACAATACTCTTAAGAAAAAGGAAATTTCTGCAATATTTTCTACCCCAGAAAAAACAACATTACAGTATCTTAAAGACTTTGGATTCTCAGAATCTATCATTCAAAGTTTCTTCAAACCCTTTTTTACAGGTATATTCTTAGAATCTGACTTGGATACTTCTAGTAGGATGTTCGAATTTGTTTACAAAATGTTTGGTAAAGGTTATGCGATGATACCAAAAGAAGGAATTCAAGAAATACCTAACCAACTGAAAAAAAACTTAAAAAACACTTCTTTTAAATTTAATACATTAGCAAAAGAAATAAAGGACAACGAAATTGTTTTGTCAGACAATACTAGTCTAAAAACTCATATAACAATTATTGCTACCGAAGCTACTCAGTTGGTTTCTAATTTGAAAAATCAAGATATAGTATGGAAAAGTTGTGATACTTTATATTTTGAAACATCTGTAAATGCTATTGGTAAACCACTTATAGGTTTAATAGCAGATAAAAGTGCACTGATTAACAACATTTTTTTTCCTACAAGTGTTTCTAAAAATAAAGATGCTAAAAAAGAACTATTATCTGTTACTATTGTTAAAGAACATCACCTGACTGAAGAAGAACTTGTTTTAAAAGTTTCTGATGAATTAAAAAAACATTGTGCTATTAACGATGTTGCATTCCTAAAAAGATATCAAATTAAAAAAGCATTGCCGAAGTTAACTAACTTACAATATGAAATTGCAAGCACTGAAACCAAACTAAAATCGACCATATTTTTAGCAGGTGATCAATTATTAAACGGATCATTAAATGCCGCAATGATTTCAGGAGAAAGAGCAGCAATGGGAGTAATAGGTACTTTAGAAGACAATTTAATTGTAGATGAATTAACTTCTGAATATAAATAA
- a CDS encoding PepSY-associated TM helix domain-containing protein: protein MIKKTKHSLKNFVRIAHLWLGFSSGIIVFIIAITGCIFVFQDEIKDNIYDWRFIEPQEKIFVGPATIFDTIKKKHPNSKPTMVVYHNKTRPAVVEIQIDNTPFNIHLNPFTGKIIHEQNLETDFFLVVERLHRFLLLPEKIGKQVTGIATLIFMVMLISGLILWWPKKLKGAAKHFKIKMNAKWRRKNYDWHRIIGFYLILPSTVIAITGLAFTYEWVNEGLFKIGNITNNKPTFKEPSSFKNIKSASDIALDTSLIETQNLIPESGMLFVWNRGNGEPIVTGSYPDALEFDHQSNFYFHPENGRLIATQYYNDKSPGTRLQEMNYGIHTGQYLNLFGKIMAFLTSLFIASLPVTGTLIWWGRKRKNKNKKISY from the coding sequence TTGATAAAAAAAACAAAACATAGCCTTAAAAATTTTGTAAGAATTGCTCATTTATGGCTCGGATTTTCTTCTGGAATTATTGTATTTATCATTGCCATCACTGGCTGTATTTTTGTTTTTCAAGATGAAATTAAAGACAATATTTATGATTGGAGGTTTATCGAACCACAAGAAAAGATATTTGTTGGCCCTGCAACTATTTTCGATACTATTAAAAAAAAACACCCCAATAGTAAACCAACAATGGTGGTATATCATAACAAAACAAGGCCAGCAGTGGTGGAAATTCAAATTGATAACACACCCTTTAATATTCATCTAAATCCATTTACTGGAAAAATAATTCATGAACAAAATTTAGAAACAGACTTTTTTTTAGTGGTAGAAAGATTACATCGCTTTTTATTACTGCCCGAAAAAATTGGCAAACAAGTTACAGGAATTGCAACACTTATATTTATGGTTATGCTCATTTCTGGTTTGATACTTTGGTGGCCTAAAAAACTAAAAGGTGCCGCTAAACACTTTAAAATTAAGATGAACGCCAAATGGCGAAGAAAAAATTATGATTGGCATCGTATAATTGGGTTTTATCTAATTTTACCTTCTACAGTTATTGCAATAACAGGGCTAGCTTTTACCTACGAATGGGTAAATGAAGGTTTATTTAAAATCGGTAATATTACAAATAACAAGCCTACTTTTAAAGAACCATCTAGCTTTAAAAATATTAAAAGTGCTTCAGATATTGCGCTAGATACCTCTTTAATTGAAACACAAAATTTAATTCCCGAAAGCGGAATGCTTTTTGTTTGGAATCGAGGAAACGGAGAACCAATCGTAACAGGTTCATATCCTGATGCACTAGAATTCGACCATCAATCAAATTTTTATTTTCACCCAGAAAACGGACGTTTAATAGCTACTCAATATTATAATGATAAAAGCCCAGGAACTCGCCTACAAGAAATGAATTATGGCATACACACAGGTCAATATTTAAATCTATTTGGTAAAATAATGGCTTTTTTAACCAGCTTATTTATTGCTTCTTTGCCAGTAACGGGTACACTTATTTGGTGGGGTAGAAAACGTAAAAATAAAAACAAAAAAATCTCATATTAA